From the Lolium rigidum isolate FL_2022 chromosome 2, APGP_CSIRO_Lrig_0.1, whole genome shotgun sequence genome, one window contains:
- the LOC124688151 gene encoding probable methyltransferase PMT15, which produces MGVRSATKLHISPAHSAARRSLFLPLAAVALLCSASYLLGAWQHGGGLLFSAPSPRSVSIATDITCTTTLTPSTPTLDFSAHHAAAADPAASKAASSASSAAPRRYPACPVEYSEYTPCEDVKRSLRYPRDRLVYRERHCPSARERLRCLVPAPAGYRNPFPWPASRDVAWFANVPHKELTVEKAVQNWIRVDGDKLRFPGGGTMFPHGADAYIDDIGKLIPLHDGSIRTALDTGCGVASWGAYLLSRDILAMSFAPRDSHEAQVQFALERGVPAMIGVLASNRLTYPARAFDMAHCSRCLIPWHLYDGMYLMEVDRVLRPGGYWILSGPPINWKKYWKGWERSKEDLNAEQEAIEAVARSLCWTKIKEAGDIAVWQKPANHLACKASRKKAATKSPPFCSSRKIADAAWYDKMEACVTPLPEVSGASEVAGGAVQKWPQRLTAVPPRVTAGSLKGVTAKAFLQDTELWKKRVRHYRAVINQFEQKGRYRNVLDMNARLGGFAAALATANYPLWVMNMVPAVVGNSSAALGVIYERGLIGSYQDWCEGTSTYPRTYDLIHADSVFTLYKNRCEMDIILLEMDRILRPEGTVIIRDDVDMLVKIKSVADGMRWDSQIVDHEDGPLVREKVLLVAKTYWTAKDQDQ; this is translated from the exons ATGGGGGTCCGCTCGGCCACCAAGCTGCACATATCCCCGGCCCACTCCGCCGCCCGGCGCTCCCTCTTCCTgcccctcgccgccgtcgccctcctcTGCTCCGCCTCCTACCTCCTGGGCGCCTGGCAACACGGCGGCGGCCTACTCTTCTCCGCCCCCAGCCCCCGCTCCGTCTCCATCGCCACCGAcatcacctgcaccaccaccctcaCCCCCTCCACCCCGACCCTCGACTTCTCCGCGCACCACGCGGCGGCGGCCGACCCCGCCGCGTCCAAGGCCgcctcgtccgcctcctccgccgcgccgcgGAGGTACCCGGCCTGCCCCGTCGAGTACTCGGAGTACACGCCGTGCGAGGACGTGAAGCGGTCCCTGCGGTACCCGCGGGACCGGCTGGTGTACCGGGAGCGCCACTGCCCCTCGGCGCGCGAGCGGCTGCGGTGCCTCGTCCCCGCGCCCGCCGGGTACCGCAACCCGTTCCCGTGGCCCGCCAGCCGCGACGTCGCCTGGTTCGCCAACGTGCCGCACAAGGAGCTCACCGTCGAGAAGGCGGTGCAGAACTGGATCCGCGTCGACGGGGACAAGCTCCGCTTCCCCGGCGGCGGGACCATGTTCCCCCACGGCGCCGACGCATACATCGACGACATTGGGAAGCTCATCCCGCTCCACGACGGCTCCATTCGCACCGCGCTCGACACCGGCTGCGGG GTAGCGAGCTGGGGCGCGTACCTGCTGTCCCGCGACATCCTGGCCATGTCGTTCGCGCCGCGGGACTCCCACGAGGCGCAGGTGCAGTTCGCGCTGGAGCGCGGCGTGCCTGCCATGATCGGCGTGCTCGCCTCCAACCGCCTGACCTACCCGGCGCGCGCCTTCGACATGGCGCACTGCTCCCGCTGCCTCATCCCCTGGCATCTCTACG ATGGGATGTACCTGATGGAAGTAGACCGCGTCCTCCGCCCTGGAGGGTACTGGATACTCTCCGGACCGCCGATCAACTGGAAGAAGTACTGGAAAGGGTGGGAGAGAAGCAAGGAGGACCTCAACGCCGAGCAGGAGGCCATCGAGGCCGTCGCCCGGAGCCTCTGCTGGACCAAGATCAAGGAGGCCGGCGACATCGCCGTCTGGCAGAAACCCGCCAACCACCTCGCCTGCAAGGCCTCCCGGAAGAAGGCCGCCACCAAGTCCCCGCCTTTCTGCTCCTCCCGTAAAATTGCCGACGCAGCATG GTACGACAAGATGGAGGCCTGCGTGACGCCGCTCCCGGAGGTCTCCGGCGCGAGCGAGGTTGCCGGCGGCGCGGTGCAGAAGTGGCCGCAGAGGCTCACCGCCGTGCCGCCCAGGGTCACCGCGGGCAGCCTCAAGGGCGTCACAGCCAAGGCGTTCCTGCAGGACACCGAGCTGTGGAAGAAGCGGGTTCGCCACTACAGGGCGGTGATCAACCAGTTCGAGCAGAAAGGACGGTACCGTAACGTGCTCGACATGAACGCCCGCCTCGGCGGCTTCGCGGCGGCGCTGGCGACGGCGAATTACCCGCTGTGGGTCATGAACATGGTCCCGGCCGTGGTGGGGAACTCCAGCGCAGCGCTCGGCGTCATCTACGAGCGCGGCCTCATCGGAAGCTACCAGGACTG GTGCGAGGGCACCTCCACTTACCCGCGGACCTACGATCTCATCCACGCCGACTCAGTCTTCACGCTGTACAAGAACAG GTGTGAGATGGACATCATCCTCTTGGAGATGGACAGGATCCTGAGGCCCGAGGGCACGGTGATCATCAGAGACGACGTGGACATGCTCGTCAAGATCAAGAGCGTCGCCGACGGGATGAGGTGGGACAGCCAGATCGTCGACCACGAAGATGGCCCGCTTGTCAGGGAGAAGGTCCTCCTGGTTGCCAAGACATATTGGACTGCCAAGGACCAAGATCAATAG